In Gimesia chilikensis, the following proteins share a genomic window:
- a CDS encoding serine/threonine protein kinase: MNKHEHESAPERLGEYLIGKKIGAGGMGSVYLATNIHTDQQVAIKILPSALAREAGFVERFHREIEALKKMHNPYVIEFYDSGVENDIYYYVMEYVEGETLTNRLRRDKRLDWKIVVDISIQICSALKASHDAGIIHRDLKPSNLILKDDNTVKLADFGVAQLFATEKLTVTGGIIGTAEYMSPEQAEGKRVTRQSDLYSLGAVMYVMLTGRPPFSGKTMLAIIQKQKYGQYDRPSRYVDDLPVWLEEIVCQLLEKDPQKRYPDAYVLSRRLQEVINKYEMSTSEDTYALSGTSADSATSTQAHSDFSDQGAGSGTLMQGLMRAQLEAESTGSRLGQLFDNTWFLLGLLALVIAGGYFWFQERELSREEMLQHAKQILQQPEGPDWYIARDKYLLPLLENPSNEDESIIKEQLSRIQSYELRSKAGMTAKRKSRSGLQTEPQRFIALAQNYLESGNLMQAEIVLSALIELLPEEPEQKEMRDLAIQMRNDLRQDPNRTAQRYIMLTQSMSKADALLKEQKYAEAAAVWRAIIVLYGQDPAASVFVENARKHLDQLPDNMSAETPTPEPEKASTENE; the protein is encoded by the coding sequence TTGAATAAACACGAACATGAATCCGCCCCCGAACGTCTGGGGGAATATCTGATCGGAAAAAAAATCGGGGCCGGCGGCATGGGTTCCGTCTACCTCGCAACGAACATCCACACCGATCAGCAGGTTGCCATAAAAATTCTCCCGAGTGCCCTGGCCCGTGAAGCCGGCTTCGTCGAACGCTTCCATCGTGAGATCGAAGCTCTCAAGAAAATGCACAACCCGTATGTTATCGAATTCTATGACAGCGGAGTCGAAAACGACATCTACTACTATGTGATGGAGTATGTCGAAGGAGAAACGCTCACCAACCGTCTCCGCCGCGACAAACGGCTCGACTGGAAAATCGTTGTCGATATTTCGATTCAGATCTGCTCTGCCCTCAAGGCATCCCACGACGCCGGTATCATTCACCGCGACTTGAAACCGTCCAACCTCATTCTCAAAGACGATAACACGGTCAAACTGGCCGACTTCGGCGTGGCACAGCTCTTCGCGACTGAAAAACTGACCGTCACCGGAGGCATCATAGGCACGGCAGAGTACATGTCCCCCGAACAGGCAGAGGGCAAACGGGTTACTCGCCAGAGCGACCTGTATTCACTCGGTGCCGTCATGTATGTCATGCTCACCGGCCGTCCCCCTTTCAGTGGCAAAACCATGCTGGCCATCATCCAGAAACAGAAGTACGGCCAATACGATCGACCCAGCCGCTATGTAGACGATTTGCCGGTCTGGCTGGAAGAGATCGTCTGCCAGCTCCTCGAAAAAGATCCACAAAAACGTTACCCCGATGCGTATGTGCTCTCGCGTCGTCTGCAGGAAGTGATCAACAAGTATGAGATGTCGACCTCGGAAGACACCTATGCACTTTCCGGCACCAGCGCAGATTCAGCGACTTCCACCCAGGCCCACTCTGACTTCTCCGATCAGGGAGCCGGCTCAGGCACCCTGATGCAGGGACTGATGCGGGCACAGCTCGAGGCTGAGAGTACCGGCTCCCGGCTGGGACAACTGTTTGACAACACCTGGTTTCTGCTCGGTCTGCTCGCCCTGGTCATCGCCGGAGGCTACTTCTGGTTCCAGGAACGCGAACTGTCCCGCGAGGAAATGTTGCAGCACGCGAAACAGATCCTGCAGCAGCCGGAAGGCCCCGACTGGTATATCGCCCGCGATAAATACCTGCTCCCCCTGCTGGAGAATCCTTCTAATGAAGACGAGAGCATCATCAAGGAGCAGCTGAGTCGCATTCAATCTTATGAGCTCCGCTCGAAAGCCGGAATGACTGCCAAGCGCAAATCACGCTCTGGCCTGCAGACCGAACCGCAGCGGTTCATAGCCCTGGCCCAGAATTACCTGGAATCAGGAAACCTGATGCAGGCCGAGATTGTTCTGTCCGCACTGATTGAATTGCTCCCGGAAGAACCGGAACAGAAGGAGATGCGGGATCTGGCCATCCAGATGCGCAACGATCTCCGGCAGGACCCTAACCGTACCGCTCAACGTTATATTATGCTCACGCAATCGATGTCTAAGGCAGACGCTCTGCTGAAAGAACAGAAATACGCTGAAGCTGCTGCTGTCTGGCGTGCGATCATCGTCCTCTATGGACAGGACCCGGCTGCCAGTGTCTTCGTTGAAAATGCGCGCAAACATCTGGATCAACTGCCCGATAACATGTCGGCAGAAACCCCAACCCCTGAACCTGAGAAAGCCAGTACCGAGAATGAATGA
- a CDS encoding adenine phosphoribosyltransferase — MNDSINLKDYIREIPDFPKPGILFRDITPLLAEPKAFQAVVDRLADYYRDKQITAILAAEARGFIFAAPLALALGARFIPIRKPGKLPFETRAFHYELEYGSDSLEMHTDSIHSDDRVVIVDDLLATGGTISACIELARHSNAEIVGCAFLIELAFLNGREKMNGCDVFSLIHYEAE; from the coding sequence ATGAATGACTCGATCAATCTGAAAGATTATATTCGTGAGATCCCCGACTTCCCCAAACCGGGCATCCTGTTTCGGGATATCACACCTCTGCTGGCCGAGCCGAAGGCATTCCAGGCTGTCGTAGATCGTCTGGCAGACTATTACCGCGACAAACAGATTACTGCCATCCTGGCTGCTGAAGCACGTGGCTTCATCTTTGCAGCCCCCCTGGCCCTGGCCCTCGGTGCCCGCTTCATTCCGATTCGTAAGCCCGGCAAGCTCCCCTTTGAAACCAGAGCCTTTCATTACGAACTGGAATACGGCTCTGACTCGCTCGAGATGCACACCGACTCCATCCATTCAGATGATCGCGTCGTGATTGTAGACGACCTGCTCGCAACCGGTGGTACGATTTCCGCCTGTATCGAACTGGCCCGCCACTCCAACGCGGAAATTGTGGGCTGTGCCTTTCTGATCGAACTGGCATTCCTCAATGGCCGCGAGAAGATGAATGGCTGCGACGTTTTCTCGCTGATTCATTACGAAGCCGAATAA